In Eubalaena glacialis isolate mEubGla1 chromosome 3, mEubGla1.1.hap2.+ XY, whole genome shotgun sequence, the following are encoded in one genomic region:
- the RGS21 gene encoding regulator of G-protein signaling 21, whose amino-acid sequence MPMKCCFHRSPTTETTVWSENMDTLLTNQAGLDAFRTFLKSEFSEENTEFWLACEDFKKTESAEKIASKAKMIYSEFIEADAPKEINIDFSTRDLISKNIAEPTLTCFDEAQKLIYSLMAKDSFPRFLKSEIYKKLVNSKQVGNHKKWLPFL is encoded by the exons ATGCCAATGAA ATGCTGTTTCCACAGGTCACCAACTACAGAAACAACAGTGTGGTCTGAAAATATGGACACACTTTTAACCAACCAAG CTGGTCTAGATGCTTTTCGAACATTCCTAAAATCAGAGTTCAGCGAAGAAAACACTGAGTTCTGGCTTGCCTGTGAAgactttaagaaaacagaaagtgcAGAAAAAATTGCTTCCAAAGCCAAGATGATTTATTCTGAATTCATTGAAGCTGATGCCCCTAAAGAG ATTAACATTGACTTCAGTACCAGGGACCTCATCTCAAAGAATATTGCAGAACCAACTCTCACATGTTTTGATGAGGCTCAGAAGTTAATCTACAGTCTGATGGCCAAGGATTCTTTTCCTCGATTTCTAAAGTCAGAGATTTATAAGAAACTGGTAAATAGCAAACAGGTTGGAAATCATAAAAAATGGCTCCCTTTCTTGTAA